A window of Arcobacter acticola genomic DNA:
CCCGCCAAATGTAACAGGAAGCCTGCATATAGGTCATGCTTTAACTTTCACATTACAAGATATTATTACTAGATATAAAAGAATGGACGGGTTTAAAACTCTTTGGCAACCAGGAACTGACCATGCCGGAATTGCAACTCAAAACGTTGTTGAAAAACAATTATTAGCTGAGGGTACAACTAAAGAAGAAATCGGTAGAGAAAAGTTTTTAGAACGTGCTTGGTTACAAAAAGAAACATCTGGTGGAAATATAGTTCACCAAATGAGAAAACTAGGTGTTACTCCTGCTTGGAAAAGAGAAAGATTTACTATGGATGAGGGATTAAAAGAAGCTGTAAAAGAAGCTTTTATTTCTTTATACAATGAAGGTCATATTACTCAAAATAACTACATGGTAAATTGGTGTACACATGATGGTGCATTATCAGACATCGAAGTTGAACACGAAGAAGTAAACGGTAAGTTTTATCACATGATTTATAAATTTGCAGATGGAAGTGGTGAACTTCAAGTGGCAACTACAAGACCTGAAACATACTTTGGGGATACTGCAATTATGGTTCACCCTGATGATAGCAGATATAAATCAATCGTTGGAAAAGAAGTATTATTACCACTAACTGATAGAACTATCAAAGTAATCACCGATTCACACGTTGATATGGAGTTTGGAACAGGTGTTGTAAAAGTAACTCCTGCACATGACCAAAACGATTATGAGGTTGGAAAAAGACACGATTTAGAGTTCATTAAAGTATTTGATGAAAAGGGTATTTTAAACGAATATTGTGGAGAGTTTGCAGGACTTGAAAGACTTGAAGCACGACCTGTTATCGTAAAAGCTTTAGAAAACTCAGGTTATATTGTAAAAATTGAAGACCACGTTCACCAAGTAGGGCATTGTTATAGATGTAAAAATATTGTTGAGCCATTTATTTCTCAACAATGGTTTTTAAGTTCTGAAATGGCTCAAGAGTCTATTCGAAAAACAAAAGAGACTACAAAAGAAAGAGCACAAACTGGTGAGCATAATGGAACACTTTTTCATCCTGCACATTGGATAAATTCATATACAGCTTGGATGGATGAGTTAAGACCTTGGTGTATTTCTAGACAACTTTGGTGGGGACATAGAATTCCTGTATTTACTTGTGATGATTGTGGACATCAATGGGCTGATAAAGCTGATGAGCCAGAGAAATGTCCAAAATGTGGTGGTAAACATCATACTCAAGATCCAGATGTTCTTGATACTTGGTTCTCTTCAGCACTTTGGGCAATGTCACCATTAGGTTGGGGAAATAATGGAAAATTAGAAGAACTTTATAATGACACAGATGAAGCTGATTTTTATCCAAATAGTCTATTAATTACAGGGTTTGATATTATGTTCTTCTGGGTAGCTAGAATGATGATGATGGGAGAGCACTTCAAAAAAGAATTACCATTTAAAGATATTTACATGCATGCACTTGTACGTGATGAGTTTGGTGCTAAAATGTCTAAATCAAAAGGAAATGTAATTGACCCTCTTGATATGGTAAATGAGCATAGTGCTGATATTATCAGATTTACATTAGCGTATTTATGTGTTCAAGGTAGAGACATAAAACTTGGAGCTAAAAATTTAGAGCAATTTAGAAACTTTACAAATAAACTTTATAATGCAAGTAATTTCTTACAGTTAAATGTGGAAACTTTCCCTGATTTAAAAGATATTACGATTAAAACGCCACTTGGTCTTTATATGCAAAGTAAATTAAGTGATGCAGTTGATGAGTTAAGAAATGCATTAGAAACTTATAAATTCAATGAATCAGCGTCTATTTTATACAAATTTGTATGGAATGAATTTTGTGACTGGGGAATTGAATATGCGAAAGCTAGCAAAGACTCTGTTGTAGAGCTTGGTGCAATTTTCAAAGAAACTTTAAAAATGGTATCTCCATTTATGCCATTTATTTCTGATTTCTTATATCATAAATTATCTGGAACAACTTTAGAAGAGGGTGAATCTTTAATGGTAAATCCTTTCCCTAAAAATATTGCAAAAAATCAAGAAATTGAAGATATGTTTGCAATCATTGAAGAAGCAATTACCGCAATTAGAAGAGCAAAAGTTATCATAGATATGGGTAACTCAAAAATTGCAAAAGCATATATAAAAATCAATAAAAATATTGATAATGAAATGGCAAAACCATTTATCGAAAAACTTGCAAAAGTAGAAAATTTAGAGTTTGTATCTGCAAAAGTAGAAAACTCAATCACAGATGTAAGTGATAATCTAGAAGTTTATATCCCAAGAGGTGAAATTGATATGGCGCCAATTATTTCTAAACTTTCTAAACAACAAGAAAAATTAGAAAAAGAGATAGCAAAACTTTCAGGAATGTTAAACAATGAAAGATTTGTAGCAAATGCACCTGCAAATGTTTTAGAAGAAAATAGAGCAGGTTTAGCCCTTGCTGAAGATAAACTAGCTAAGGTTGTTGCTGAATTGAAGTCTTTGAGTTAATAAAAGATTTTTAGTTAGATTTTTGGAAAGCCCTGTCAAGTTTTGATGGGGCTTTTTTAATGTTCAAAAATAAAAAATATTATATTTGACTTTTACATTTAATTACAATAAAATACATTGTATATATAAGGTGATAAAATGATTAAAAGTAAAAATATTCGATATAGTCTTGAAAAGAATGAGCTTTTAAAAATCGAACGAGATATTAGTTTTGAAGATGTTATATTAGCTATTGAAAATGGAAATTTACTTGATGATATAAAACATCCAAATGAAGATAAATATCCAAATCAAAATGTGTTTATTATTTTGGTTAAAATAAAAGATTATGTTTATTTGGTGCCTTATGTTGAAGATGAAACTTCAATATTTTTAAAAACAATTATACCTTCAATACAAATGAATAAAAAATATAATAAAGGACTTTCAAATGATTAAATTAGATGAATATGAACAAGATATTTTAGAAAGTGTAGAAAATGGAGAATGGGAAAGTAAAAAAGATATTGATGATAGATTGCAACAACTGCAATTCTATATAAAAAATCAAAAGAAAAAAGCCATTTCAATTAGAGTAAATGAAAATGATATTTATGAACTTAAGAAGAAAGCTTTGGAAAATTCAATTCCATATCAAAACTTAATTCAAATATTAATACATCAATTTGCAACAAATAAAATACATTTAAATATGTAACTAAATATAAATAAAAGGAAGAGAAATGAAAAATATTATAATAAGCATATTCTTTGCATTTGGATTATTAACAAATTTAGTAGCAAATGATTTAACGCAAGAAAATGTAAAAAGTTTTTTACTTGATTCAGATAGATTAGTTTTAAGTAAAAATGTTGATAAATTAGGTGAACTTTTAGATGAAAATGTTGATATCACAATAAATGTTGATTTTAACGGTAACAAACAAAAAACAAAACTTACAAAAGCTGAATATTTAGCAAAAACAAAAGAAGGCTTTGACTCTACTCAAAATTATTCTTATAAAATCTTAGATAGAAAGATTAAAATAAAAGACAATACTGCATATATTGTAGAACAAGCTCAAGAAAAATATACTTATAATAATGAAAATGTAACTGGTAGTTCAAAAGTAAATAATGAAATTAAATCAATCAATAATAAATTGAAATTTGTTAAAATAGAGGTTTTTCTAAATAATATACAAGTAGAAAAACTTTAGAATTCAATAAAATAATCTATCTTTTAAAGCTCTGTTAATCCAACAGAGCTTTTTTTAATTTAAGCTAAAATAATTAAGTGATTTATTTATAAATTTAGATAATATTATATTGCAATATTTTATTTTTTATTACATATAAGTAATCAAGAAATAAGGGCTTTGTAACTTAATATCCAAATAAAGGACCAGATTGAAAAAAATAATTTCATTATCATTAGTAGCAATTGCTGCCATGGTTTTAGCAACAGGTTGTACAAGTCATTCAGAGAATTCTGAACATGGAAAATCTCATGAAGCACATTGGGGGTATGAAGGTAAATATTCTCCATCTCATTGGGGAGAGATGAAAGAAGAATTTGCAATGTGTTCACAGGGTAAAGTTCAATCACCAATAAATATTATTCCTACAGAAGATATTGATTTAAAAGCATTAGATTTTAAATATAATACAAATTCTATGGATGTAGTTAATAATGGGCATACAGTTCAAGTAAATATACTTGCAGGAAGTACTGTAAATATTGCTGGTACAGATTATGAACTTAAACAATTTCATTTTCATACACCTAGTGAAAATAATATAAATGGTAAGGCATATCCTCTTGAGGCGCATTTTGTTCATGCTGCAAAAGATGGTAGTTTAGCTGTTGTTGCTGTAATGTATGAAGAAGGAAAAGAAAATCCTATTATAGAAAAAATATGGTCAAAATTTCCACTTAAAGCAAATGAAAAAGTTTCTATATCTTTAAGTGCAAATGATATTCAAGCTATGTTGCCATCAAATAAAGATTATTACAAGTTCATGGGATCTTTAACAACTCCACCATGTTCTGAAAATGTAAAATGGAATGTATTTAAAACGTCAATGCCAATTTCAAAAGAACAAGTAAAACAATTCTTTGATACATTTGAACATGCAAATAACAGACCTATTCAAAATATAAATGGAAGAAGTATTTTACAATAGAGAATATAAGGAATAAAGAGATTTAATCTCTTTATTCTTTAAGAAGTTTACTGATTATTTAGAACTTTTTTTAGCTACTTTCTCAGCTTTTTTTTCTTTCATTGATTTTGCTGGTGCTTTTTTTACAGCTTTTTGTACATCTTTACCTTTTGCCATTTTTACTCCTTTTTATGATTATATGAAGAATTATAGCCTAAAAAATCATATTTGATATAATGAATGTTACATATACTGTTTATAAAAAAATATTTATAAAAGCGAATCTATTTTTACTTTATACTCTAAATCTTTTCCTGCTAGTGGATGGTTAAAATCAACTTTAACTTCATATTCTGTAATTTCTTTTACTATGAATTGAATAGGTTGATCATCTGCATCTTGAGCTTGAATTTGCATACCAATTTTTAAATCTTTGATTCCTTCAAATTGTTTCATTGGAAGAGTTTGAATTCCTGCTGGATCATATTCTCCATAGGCTTCTGCCGCTGGAACTAAGATATCTGCTGCTTCTCCTGATTTCATATTTATTATTCTTTTTTCAAGCCCTGCTATTACTTGTCCTACACCAAACTGAAATTCAAAAGGTTTATTACTTCTACTTCCATCTACAACTATTCCATCAACTCTAACTTCAAACATAATTTTTACTGTTTGATTAATCTCTATAGGCATATTACCCCTTTTTTTAGTTTATGAACTATATAGTATTTAAAATTAAATATCAAATAATTGGTTTATTGAAGAATTAGATGAAGTTTTTTATTGTATACTAAATAATAATTAAATACATTAAGGAGAATGTACATGAAGTTAAAAACAGTTCAAATTTTCTTTTTGATTTTTACATCTATTTTCTTTCAAGCTTGTGCTTTTAATACAAGTGGTTTAAAAAGTCTTGCCCAATCAAATTCAGCATCTCAAATCGAAGAGTATAAAGTTGAGATATTAGAATCTTTAATCACTTATAAAAATAAATTAGATTTAAGAAATCCTAGTGCTTTTAACAAAGATATAAAAGATGATATTATCAATGAAATATCTATAAACCAAGATTATATTCATATAATACAAGATGTAGTCAAACTAGAAACTTATGAAGATTATTTTTATTATGCATTTTCAGATAAAAATATAAATAATAGAAATGATTTGTTAATACTTGGAATGTACAAACTTATTTTTAAAGCTTATGCAATGGAAAGAGAACATCAATTTGTTTCATTTTCATATAACAAAGAAGAGATGCAAAATTTGCATAAATACTTACAAGTTATAAGATGGAAAATAAAAACAGCAAAAAATGAAAAAGGTCAGTATTTATTTAATACTTGGCAAAATAATTGGCAAATAGAATTAGAAAAAAAATATGTAGATGACTATAATATTATCAATGATTTGGAGTATATTAAATCAGAAAAAGAGAGTGTTTACGATTACTCAAATTTTTCTTTTGAAATAGTTCTTTCAAAAATTATTGTAAATGTTGAGCATACTTTGAAAAAAATAAATATTGAACCTTTTGAAATGGGATTTAGTACTCTCAAAAGCTTTATTTTTGTAATTTAAGTATAAGAAAAGTACTTAAGATTCTATCTTAGGTACTTTTCTTAATTTGTGTGTTAATGTATATAAAACTGGTAAATAAATAAGATTTAAAACAGTTCCCCATGCTAGTCCAAATCCAAGGGCAATTGCAATTGGTTGAAATATAGCAGCCTCTCCACTTGGAAATAATATTAAAGACAACATCCCTACAATTGTTGTTACAGTAGTTATAATAATAGGTCTAAATCTTTTTATTGCACGAGAAAATATCTCTTCGATTGTTTTTGCTTTTTTCAAGTATGTCATCATAATAATTCCATCATTTATTACAACTCCTGCAAGTCCTAAAGCTCCAATCATTGATGGCATTGATAGATTTAATCCCATTACTTGATGTCCTATTAGAACCCCTAATATAGAAAAAGGAATAACACTCATTACAATAAATGTTTCTCTAAATGAATTAAATAAATAAAGCATTGAAAGCATTATTAGCACTAATGCTAGTACTGTTGCTAGTAACATATCTCTTTTTAATTCAGCATTTTTTTCTGCTTCACCTTTAAATACAAGTTTGATACCAGTTTTTTCTATTTCATCTAACATAGGTTTTATTTTATTAATTACTTCACTTGCAGTAATAATATCAGGGTTTACATTTGCAAAAACATAGAAATTTTTTATTCCTTCATCTTTTAAAAGTTGCTCAAATGCTTTTAAAGTACTTAACTCAACAACTTCATATAAGGTTACAAAAGAGCCACCTTCAACAGGTAGTTTTGTATTTTTGAAACTTTCATAATCATCTTTATCTCGTGACTGAATTTTTATATCTAGCATCTCTTTTTCATCAAATGAAACTGCTTTTTTCTTCAATAAATATAAGTTTGATAAGTAATTTCCAATAAAAGATTCTGTAAGTCCTAGTTGTTCTCCATAAGAATTAACTTTTATTTTGATTTCGTCAATACCAAATTTTAAAGAGTTTGATGCTGATTTAATACCTTCTATTTGTTTTAATTCTTTATCAATTTTTTCAATAGCAGCTATTGCTTTTTGATTATCGGATGTAACAACTCCAATTTTAATATCTGCTTTTACAGGTCCCACTTTTCTTTCAAGAACTTCTATCTCTTCTAAATTAAATTTATTTTTATAATCATTTTTACTTATGAACTCTTTTAATTTAGTAGATATTTCATCTGAAGTTATTTCTCTTGTTCTTCCTTCTTCATCATATTCAAGACTTAAAGCTGGTGTTACATATTTATCTAAGACATTCATAGCTTTTAGTTTTTGAAGTTCAACTGTCATATACATCGCATATGGGAAATTTTCAGTATTGTCTCCAACATCTTTTCTATATCCTGCGATTGAATTTATATTTCTAATATAAAATTCATCACTATGTTTCATTAAATCAGCTTCAATTGCACTTACTATTTTAAATGATTCTTCAAGGGTAGTATTTGCATTTGCTTTTAGTGTAACTTTTACATCACTTCCATCAAATTTTGGGAACATTTGAAACTTTGAATTACTTATAAATTTAAAAGTTAAAAAAGGAACAATTATTATAAATATTACGATAAAAGTCTTTTTCCAATTCATAAAAAAGTGAATAATTTTATTGTAAACTGCATTTGCTTTTTCCCAAGAAGTTACCTTTGAACCACTTTTTAAAACATGTGCAGCATGAATTGGAAGAAAAACAAATGATTCTATTAATGAAGCAACAACCAATGCACTAAGGGCAATAGGAATTAATTTCATAACTTCACCCATAGTTCCACTTATTAATAAAACAGGTAAAAAAGAAAAAAGCGTTGTTAAAGATGCAACAGTTACTGGTTTAATCATCTCTTTTGCACCAATAATTGCAGCTTCTTTTGGACTATGACCTTCTTCTATGTGTTGTTGTATATTTTCACTTACAACAATGGCATCATCAACAACGATTCCAATTGCAATTAAAACTCCAACAAGAGAAATCATATTTATTGTATATCCTGAGAGATAGAAATAAACAGCAGCAATAACAAATGATGTTGGAATTCCCATGGCAATAATAAAAGACATTCTACCATTAATTAATAAAGCAACTAAGATTGTAATTAGTATGATACCAAGCATAATATTTGATGATACAACACTTAACCTATCAATAATTCTTTCACTATTATCATCTGCAATTGAGATATTTATGTCAGGATTATTTTTTTGAATATCAGGTAATATCTTTTTTATATCTTTAACAATATTTATAGCATCACCCGTTTCAGATTGTACAATTTCAAGTGATAATGCATTTTCTCCATTGAAAGAATATAATGTTGATGAATCTTCATATTTCTTAGAAATAGTTGCTATATCTCTTACATAAACTGTTTTATTAGAAATTTTTATTAAAGTATTTCCAAAATCTTCAGCATTTTTAGCACCATTATATGTGGAAATATAATAGTGTTTTTTTGGATCTTCAATTTTACCAATTGGAAATATATATGATAAATTTCCAATTACAGCAAATACATCACTTTTATTTAAATTTAATGCATCAATTTTTCTTTCATCAAGTAAAACTTCAAAATACTTATCAGAATCACCAAAAACTGTAATTTCATTTATTCCATTTATTGTAAGAAGTTTACTTTTCAAATCATCTGCAAAGGGTTTTAATTGATCAATTGAGAGTTTTTTTGAGGTAATTGAAATATCAGCCAATGATCTTGTTCTATCTAAAGTATTAACAGATGGCTCATCCATATCAGAAGGCAAGTTTGATTTTATCAAAGTTATTGCATCTTTTATTTTATCAGCTTCTTGATATTTATTTTTACCTTTTTTTAGTTCTAAAACAATAGTAAATTTACCAGGACTAACAATTGTTGACATTGTATCAACAGAATCAATATTTTTTATATTATCTTCAATTTCTGTAACTGCCATCTTATCTAGAATATCAACACTAGCTCCACTGTAAGAACCTTTTATTGAAATCATATCCAAGTCAAAGCTTGGAAAGATTTCTTTTGGAGTTTTAGAATAAGACCAAATACCAATGGCAAATACTAAAAGAAATAAAGTATAGTTCATACGAGAATTTTCTACAAAGAATCTTAAAATTTTTTCAAACATTTATAACCTTTAAATTAAAGGAGTATTATAATTTATAATTATTAATAAAGTATTAATATTTCATTATTTTATATTATAAATTACTGATTTTACCTATTTTTCTTTATTTAAAATCTGTTATAATCAAAATAAAAAGGGTTTTCATGAAACTATTAAAAGGTTTATTCTTATTGATTTTATTTTTAAGTACGATTGTTCATGCTGATTCAAAAAATGAGCTTCTTTTTTATGTGGGAATTACTATGGTTAAACCTGTAAAAGAGTTAGCTACTAATTTTGAAAAAGCAAACAACTGTACTATAAAAATTTTACAAGGTGGAAGCCAAGATTTATATGATAGTGCAAAATCAAGTCAAGTAGGAGACCTATATCTTCCTGGATCTTCATCTTATAGGGATAAATTCATAAAAGATGGATTGTTGCTTGATGGTAAATTTGTAGGTTATAATAAATTGTCTTTAGTTGTCAAAAAGGGAAACCCAAAAAATGTTAATGCATCTTTAGAAGAATTAACAAATGAAGAATTAAATGTTGTTTTAGGAAGTGAACAAAGTGGAAGCGTTGGTCTTGCAAGTAAAAATGTTTTAACAAAATTTGGATTATATGAAAAAGCTGTGTCTAATGCTATTTTTTTAGTTCCTGATTCAAGAAATTTGATTAATGCTATAAAAAATGGAAATGCAGATTTGATTTTAAATTGGCATGCAACAACTTTTTGGGATAATAACAAAGAGTTTGTAGAAGCGATAGTTCTTGATGATGAATCTTCACAAAAATCAAAACTTGTATTTAATCTTTTAAGTAGTTCTAAAAATAAAGAGTTAAGTAAAAGATTTATGGACTATGCTTCATCTGTTGAGGGTAGAGAAGTATTCAAAAAATATGGTTTTCTAGATGATGAAGATATGAAAAATTTTGACAAGGTAGTTTTTTAGATGTTTAGAAATAATGCTATTTTCAAAGCTTTAATAGCTTTATTATTTGCTTTTACAATAGGATATATTGGAATACTTGTAATTCATAATGTTTTTTCTAAAATTCTTACAGATCTGGATAATAGTGTAAAAAATGAATATTCAAGATATAAAATAGGTGAATATATCCTAAAAGAAATAAGTCTTATTGAAGCAAATTTCTACAAAATGGGGATTACAACAAAATCAAGGGCTTTAAAAAATATTGAAGAAGAAATTCAAAATGAAATCCAAAATATTTTAAATGCTATTGAAGTTTTACAAAAAGGTGGAGTTTTAAAAAGTCAAATTAAATTAAACCTTGTAGAAGCAACCATCTCTAATGATGAAATTCATTTCCAAGTAGATGATAAAAAATATGTATTTGAAGCAATAGATTTAATTCCTAAATTAGATGAATTAAAAGAAAAAATGCTAAGTATGGAAGAAATCGTAGAAATTAAAAATTCTATTATAGAATCTTCAGATAAAGAGTTTATTCAAAATAATATTTTCAAAGTAGAACTTTTTTTCAAACAAATACCAAGCCTATTTATTAGAATGAAAGAAAATAGCAATAGATTACTATATGATAGTAAAAAAAATATTAGAGTATTAGAAAAAAATATAAAAAATGAAAAAGAGTATTATAAAGATTTAGAGAATATATTTACATATTTTATTATAATAGTTGTTCTTTTACTTGGATTCTTAGTAATTAAACAAATAGTTAGAAAAAATAAAGAGTTAGAAGATATAACTTTAAAAGCAAAAGAATCAGAAGAAGATGCTTTAAAAGCAAATGAAACTAAATCTCAATTTTTGGCAAATATGAGTCATGAAATAAGAACTCCATTAAATGCAATAATAGGTTTTTCAGATATCTTATCAAACTCAGATATGCAAGTAGAACATAGAGAAAAAGCAGAAATTATTTCAAAAAGTGCAAAGGCGTTACTAAATATTATTAATGATATTCTTGATATTTCAAAAGTTGAAAGTGGTAAATATGAAATTTCAAAATCTAATTTTGATTTAAAAGATTTGTTGGACCAAATAGTTCAATTATACGCTGTAAACACAAAACAAAAAAATATTAGATTTTTATATACTTTAGATGAAAGTATTCCAAATTTTGTTTTTAGTGATGAAACCAGATTAAAACAAGTTCTTTCAAATATCATAAGTAATGCTATTAAATTTACACCTGAAAGTGGAAAAGTTTCATTTGATGTAAAACTCTTAAATATAAATAAAAACATTGCAAGGGTAAGATTTTCAGTAAAAGATGAAGGAATTGGAATTTCAATTGAAAATCAAAAAAATATATTTGAACCCTTCTCTCAAGCTGATGGATCAATTTCTAGAAAATATGGTGGTACAGGTTTAGGCCTTGCTATTAGTTTAAATATAGTTAAAATGTTAGGTTCTGAAATTAGACTAATTAGTAGAGAAAATGAAGGAAGTGTTTTTTATTTTGATTTAGATTTAGTAGTTCAAGATATGAATACTATTAATGTTAATAAACTAAAGTATGATTTTGCTATTTGTTATATTATGGAAGATACAGAAAATATTAGAAATCATTTAATAAATACAGTTAAATATTTTGGACGAATTCATCAAGGTGATGAAGATATTGAGAGTTGTAAAAAAATGGATTTAATCTTTTGTTTTGGTGATTCACAACTTTATGAAAAACTTTCAAAAAGAAAAGATAAATTTAAATGTCCAGTGGTTTATGTGGGGAATATGGACAAAATAAATAATGATAATAAAATGAAGCACTTAATGGATTATTTTTTAGATGTACCTATTTATGGTTCTAAAATCTTTAATATTATTGCAGAATCAAAACTAATTGAAAAAGATGTTCAAAAAATTGAAAATAAAACTGAATCAAAAGAGAATTTCTCAGGAAGAATTTTAGTTGCTGAAGATAATCCAAACAATCAACTTTTGATAAAAATCATTTTACAAAAATTAGGTCTTGATGTAACGATAGTTGAAAATGGTCAATTAGCCGTTGAAAAATATCAAAGTGAAAACTTCGATCTAGTTTTTTTAGATATCAATATGCCTATTATGGATGGATTAACTGCATTAAAACATATAAGAGCATATGAAAAAGATATTCAAAAATATACTCCTATTATTGCACTAACT
This region includes:
- the modA gene encoding molybdate ABC transporter substrate-binding protein, with product MKLLKGLFLLILFLSTIVHADSKNELLFYVGITMVKPVKELATNFEKANNCTIKILQGGSQDLYDSAKSSQVGDLYLPGSSSYRDKFIKDGLLLDGKFVGYNKLSLVVKKGNPKNVNASLEELTNEELNVVLGSEQSGSVGLASKNVLTKFGLYEKAVSNAIFLVPDSRNLINAIKNGNADLILNWHATTFWDNNKEFVEAIVLDDESSQKSKLVFNLLSSSKNKELSKRFMDYASSVEGREVFKKYGFLDDEDMKNFDKVVF
- a CDS encoding carbonic anhydrase — encoded protein: MKKIISLSLVAIAAMVLATGCTSHSENSEHGKSHEAHWGYEGKYSPSHWGEMKEEFAMCSQGKVQSPINIIPTEDIDLKALDFKYNTNSMDVVNNGHTVQVNILAGSTVNIAGTDYELKQFHFHTPSENNINGKAYPLEAHFVHAAKDGSLAVVAVMYEEGKENPIIEKIWSKFPLKANEKVSISLSANDIQAMLPSNKDYYKFMGSLTTPPCSENVKWNVFKTSMPISKEQVKQFFDTFEHANNRPIQNINGRSILQ
- a CDS encoding valine--tRNA ligase, with amino-acid sequence MSEKYEPSQVEDKFYKIWEDRGYFEIEGNKSIQESDENGKQKTFSIMMPPPNVTGSLHIGHALTFTLQDIITRYKRMDGFKTLWQPGTDHAGIATQNVVEKQLLAEGTTKEEIGREKFLERAWLQKETSGGNIVHQMRKLGVTPAWKRERFTMDEGLKEAVKEAFISLYNEGHITQNNYMVNWCTHDGALSDIEVEHEEVNGKFYHMIYKFADGSGELQVATTRPETYFGDTAIMVHPDDSRYKSIVGKEVLLPLTDRTIKVITDSHVDMEFGTGVVKVTPAHDQNDYEVGKRHDLEFIKVFDEKGILNEYCGEFAGLERLEARPVIVKALENSGYIVKIEDHVHQVGHCYRCKNIVEPFISQQWFLSSEMAQESIRKTKETTKERAQTGEHNGTLFHPAHWINSYTAWMDELRPWCISRQLWWGHRIPVFTCDDCGHQWADKADEPEKCPKCGGKHHTQDPDVLDTWFSSALWAMSPLGWGNNGKLEELYNDTDEADFYPNSLLITGFDIMFFWVARMMMMGEHFKKELPFKDIYMHALVRDEFGAKMSKSKGNVIDPLDMVNEHSADIIRFTLAYLCVQGRDIKLGAKNLEQFRNFTNKLYNASNFLQLNVETFPDLKDITIKTPLGLYMQSKLSDAVDELRNALETYKFNESASILYKFVWNEFCDWGIEYAKASKDSVVELGAIFKETLKMVSPFMPFISDFLYHKLSGTTLEEGESLMVNPFPKNIAKNQEIEDMFAIIEEAITAIRRAKVIIDMGNSKIAKAYIKINKNIDNEMAKPFIEKLAKVENLEFVSAKVENSITDVSDNLEVYIPRGEIDMAPIISKLSKQQEKLEKEIAKLSGMLNNERFVANAPANVLEENRAGLALAEDKLAKVVAELKSLS
- a CDS encoding toxin; amino-acid sequence: MIKSKNIRYSLEKNELLKIERDISFEDVILAIENGNLLDDIKHPNEDKYPNQNVFIILVKIKDYVYLVPYVEDETSIFLKTIIPSIQMNKKYNKGLSND
- a CDS encoding FKBP-type peptidyl-prolyl cis-trans isomerase, which encodes MPIEINQTVKIMFEVRVDGIVVDGSRSNKPFEFQFGVGQVIAGLEKRIINMKSGEAADILVPAAEAYGEYDPAGIQTLPMKQFEGIKDLKIGMQIQAQDADDQPIQFIVKEITEYEVKVDFNHPLAGKDLEYKVKIDSLL
- a CDS encoding efflux RND transporter permease subunit, yielding MFEKILRFFVENSRMNYTLFLLVFAIGIWSYSKTPKEIFPSFDLDMISIKGSYSGASVDILDKMAVTEIEDNIKNIDSVDTMSTIVSPGKFTIVLELKKGKNKYQEADKIKDAITLIKSNLPSDMDEPSVNTLDRTRSLADISITSKKLSIDQLKPFADDLKSKLLTINGINEITVFGDSDKYFEVLLDERKIDALNLNKSDVFAVIGNLSYIFPIGKIEDPKKHYYISTYNGAKNAEDFGNTLIKISNKTVYVRDIATISKKYEDSSTLYSFNGENALSLEIVQSETGDAINIVKDIKKILPDIQKNNPDINISIADDNSERIIDRLSVVSSNIMLGIILITILVALLINGRMSFIIAMGIPTSFVIAAVYFYLSGYTINMISLVGVLIAIGIVVDDAIVVSENIQQHIEEGHSPKEAAIIGAKEMIKPVTVASLTTLFSFLPVLLISGTMGEVMKLIPIALSALVVASLIESFVFLPIHAAHVLKSGSKVTSWEKANAVYNKIIHFFMNWKKTFIVIFIIIVPFLTFKFISNSKFQMFPKFDGSDVKVTLKANANTTLEESFKIVSAIEADLMKHSDEFYIRNINSIAGYRKDVGDNTENFPYAMYMTVELQKLKAMNVLDKYVTPALSLEYDEEGRTREITSDEISTKLKEFISKNDYKNKFNLEEIEVLERKVGPVKADIKIGVVTSDNQKAIAAIEKIDKELKQIEGIKSASNSLKFGIDEIKIKVNSYGEQLGLTESFIGNYLSNLYLLKKKAVSFDEKEMLDIKIQSRDKDDYESFKNTKLPVEGGSFVTLYEVVELSTLKAFEQLLKDEGIKNFYVFANVNPDIITASEVINKIKPMLDEIEKTGIKLVFKGEAEKNAELKRDMLLATVLALVLIMLSMLYLFNSFRETFIVMSVIPFSILGVLIGHQVMGLNLSMPSMIGALGLAGVVINDGIIMMTYLKKAKTIEEIFSRAIKRFRPIIITTVTTIVGMLSLILFPSGEAAIFQPIAIALGFGLAWGTVLNLIYLPVLYTLTHKLRKVPKIES